One segment of Mobula birostris isolate sMobBir1 chromosome 27, sMobBir1.hap1, whole genome shotgun sequence DNA contains the following:
- the LOC140188561 gene encoding claudin-16-like isoform X1: MIFMLQLMSFSLAFVSTFFLIVATWTDCWMVNADDSLEVSQKCRGLWWECVTNSMDGIRTCDQYDSILAEHPLKIVLTRALMITADILAGFALIILVLGLDCVKILRDEPQIKLRICYMAGFIFGIGGVPGMIGSVWYAVDVYVERATLVLQHVFLGIQYEFGWSCWLGMAGSTGCFLASIMLTCCLYLFRDARTARYNLSFYQYGRTATGKMYAMDSRV; encoded by the exons ATGATTTTTATGCTGCAACTTATGTCCTTCAGTCTGGCCTTTGTGTCAACGTTTTTCTTGATAGTGGCGACTTGGACGGATTGTTGGATGGTGAATGCAGACGACAGTTTGGAG GTCAGCCAAAAATGCAGGGGCTTGTGGTGGGAGTGTGTCACAAATTCCATGGATGGGATCAGGACGTGTGATCAATATGACTCCATTTTAGCAGAACATCCAC TTAAGATAGTGTTGACTCGAGCACTCATGATTACGGCAGACATTCTTGCTGGCTTTGCACTCATTATATTAGTTTTGGGATTGGACTGTGTGAAGATACTAAGAGATGAACCTCAGATTAAATTACGGATCTGCTACATGGCAGGCTTCATTTTTGGAATTGGAG GTGTCCCGGGTATGATTGGATCCGTGTGGTACGCCGTGGACGTGTACGTGGAGCGAGCTACTCTGGTTCTGCAGCACGTGTTTTTGGGAATTCAGTATGAATTCGGGTGGTCCTGTTGGTTGGGGATGGCGGGATCAACGGGCTGCTTCTTAGCCTCCATCATGTTAACCTGCTGCCTTTACCTCTTCAGAG ATGCTAGAACTGCCCGATACAACCTGTCCTTCTACCAGTATGGAAGAACAGCCACTGGCAAAATGTATGCCATGGATTCGCGAGTCTAG
- the LOC140188561 gene encoding claudin-16-like isoform X2: MIFMLQLMSFSLAFVSTFFLIVATWTDCWMVNADDSLEVSQKCRGLWWECVTNSMDGIRTCDQYDSILAEHPLKIVLTRALMITADILAGFALIILVLGLDCVKILRDEPQIKLRICYMAGFIFGIGDARTARYNLSFYQYGRTATGKMYAMDSRV; this comes from the exons ATGATTTTTATGCTGCAACTTATGTCCTTCAGTCTGGCCTTTGTGTCAACGTTTTTCTTGATAGTGGCGACTTGGACGGATTGTTGGATGGTGAATGCAGACGACAGTTTGGAG GTCAGCCAAAAATGCAGGGGCTTGTGGTGGGAGTGTGTCACAAATTCCATGGATGGGATCAGGACGTGTGATCAATATGACTCCATTTTAGCAGAACATCCAC TTAAGATAGTGTTGACTCGAGCACTCATGATTACGGCAGACATTCTTGCTGGCTTTGCACTCATTATATTAGTTTTGGGATTGGACTGTGTGAAGATACTAAGAGATGAACCTCAGATTAAATTACGGATCTGCTACATGGCAGGCTTCATTTTTGGAATTGGAG ATGCTAGAACTGCCCGATACAACCTGTCCTTCTACCAGTATGGAAGAACAGCCACTGGCAAAATGTATGCCATGGATTCGCGAGTCTAG